In Oryza sativa Japonica Group chromosome 3, ASM3414082v1, one DNA window encodes the following:
- the LOC4331911 gene encoding uncharacterized protein: MGSRKKAKPSRSRKKAKPSPDQAVALDYVRAWAHPAASAPPPEPSAADAAGDDFLPHQAARMASGGGGSVLFELHSHSNHSDGFLSPSELVERAHRNGVKVLALTDHDTMAGIPEAVSAAHRFGMRIIPGVEISALYSPKEIAGTGEHVHILAYYGMCGPSRFDDLERMLSNIRDGRYLRARNMLAKLDRLKVPIKWEHVTKIAGEGVAPGRLHIARAMVEMGHIENIRQAFNKYIGDDGPAYATGSEPFAETVVQLINRTGGISALAHPWALKNPDAVIRALKGAGLNALEVYRSDGKVDGFSELAEKYDLLKIGGSDFHGRGGKDESDIGTVKLAITTLCSFLKMARPIWCSAMKDILLKFAEEPSTTNLGKMVLFGELINFNGFSSTGSGMDIVNLCLSSWLSNNGMEEVELEEVRLKLAHCVGKR; the protein is encoded by the exons ATGGGGAGCAGGAAGAAGGCGAAGCCGAGCAGGAGCAGGAAGAAGGCGAAGCCGAGCCCCGACCAGGCCGTGGCCCTCGACTACGTCCGCGCCTGGGCGCATCCCgctgcctccgcgccgccgccggagccctcGGCTGCCGATGCCGCCGGGGACGACTTCCTGCCGCACCAGGCCGCGCGCATGGCCTCTGGAGGCGGAGGGAGCGTGCTGTTCGAGCTCCACTCCCACTCCAACCACAGCGACGGGTTCCTCTCCCCCTCCGAGCTCGTGGAGCGCGCCCACCGCAACGGA GTGAAAGTACTTGCCCTGACAGATCATGATACCATGGCTGGTATACCTGAAGCTGTGTCAGCGGCTCACAGATTTGGCATGAGAATAATCCCAGGAGTTGAAATCAGTGCACTATATTCTCCAAA GGAAATCGCTGGTACTGGTGAGCATGTTCATATTCTTGCATACTATGGTATGTGTGGACCTTCAAGGTTTGATGATCTGGAAAGGATGCTATCAAACATTAGAGATGGGCGGTACTTGCGTGCAAGGAATATGCTGGCAAAGCTAGATAGACTAAAGGTGCCAATAAAGTGGGAACATGTAACTAAAATTGCTGGTGAGGGAGTAGCACCTGGCAGATTGCATATAGCAAGGGCTATGGTTGAAATGGGTCATATAGAGAACATTAGGCAAGCATTCAACAAGTACATTGGTGATGATGGCCCTGCATATGCCAC AGGAAGTGAACCATTCGCTGAGACTGTGGTGCAGTTGATTAATCGTACAGGGGGTATATCTGCATTAGCTCATCCATGGGCATTGAAGAACCCAGATGCAGTCATCCGAGCATTGAAAGGTGCTGGCCTTAATGCTCTGGAAGTCTACAGaagtgacggaaaagttgatg GATTTAGTGAATTAGCTGAGAAGTATGACCTTTTGAAGATCGGAGGTTCAGATTTCCATGGAAGAGGTGGAAAGGATGAATCTGATATTGGAACAGTTAAGCTTGCTATTACTACTTTGTGTTCCTTCTTGAAGATGGCTCGGCCTATCTGGTGTAGTGCCATGAAAGACATTCTACTGAAGTTTGCAGAGGAACCATCTACGACTAATCTGGGAAAGATGGTTTTGTTTGGAGAACTCATTAATTTTAATGGTTTTTCATCAACGGGTTCTGGTATGGATATTGTTAATCTGTGCTTATCTTCTTGGTTAAGTAACAATGGCATGGAAGAAGTGGAACTTGAGGAGGTAAGATTGAAGCTTGCCCATTGCGTAGGTAAAAGATAA
- the LOC4331912 gene encoding serine carboxypeptidase 1 isoform X1, with translation MMMMNYRALWLWLSVAIVFSVQSCRALAAGEGSKEADKIAALPGQPPDVKLQQYSGYINVNETSGKSLFYYFVEASVDAAHKPLLLWLNGGPGCSSMGIGAFQEIGPFRVDTDGKTLCRNPHSWITAANLLFLESPVGVGFSYAAVKPQEVYSTIGDNMTAHDSHTFLLRWLDRFPEYKTRDLFIVGESYAGHYVPELAVTILDNNLLPHATPIKLKGIAIGNGILEFAAEQTQLYEYLWQHAFISDSAHALITQSCKYPDDHPSALCESARKAAYSRIGNIDIYNIYSSTCHEQKVRPSASKCMDLADPCSQYFVEAYMNQPQVQKTIHANTELKYPWTRCRVYNLDHFGDSPKSMLPYIKAVITGRIRIWIFSGDLDAMVPVTATRQSMERLQLRVAADWRPWSADGKDVAGYVIAYDGLVFATVRGSGHMAPIDQPERALVLVSSFIRGQPLPPPQPDQHDA, from the exons atgatgatgatgaactaCAGGGCGTTGTGGTTGTGGCTCTCCGTCGCAATCGTCTTCTCCGTGCAATCATGCCgggctctcgccgccggcgagggctcCAAGGAAGCGGACAAGATCGCCGCGCTGCCGGGCCAGCCACCGGACGTGAAGCTACAGCAATATTCAGGCTACATCAACGTCAATGAGACTTCCGGGAAGTCGCTCTTCTACTACTTTGTGGAAGCCTCCGTTGATGCTGCCCACAAACCGCTTCTTTTGTGGCTCAACGGAG GGCCTGGCTGCTCATCCATGGGCATCGGAGCGTTCCAGGAGATCGGGCCCTTCCGCGTGGACACGGACGGCAAGACGCTCTGCCGGAACCCGCACTCCTGGATTACTG CGGCGAACCTGCTGTTCCTGGAGAGCCCCGTGGGCGTGGGCTTCTCGTACGCGGCGGTGAAGCCGCAGGAGGTGTACAGCACCATAGGGGACAACATGACGGCGCACGACTCGCACACCTTCCTGCTCCGGTGGCTCGACCGGTTCCCGGAATACAAGACCCGGGACCTCTTCATCGTCGGCGAGAGCTACGCCGGCCACTACGTCCCGGAGCTCGCCGTCACCATCCTCGACAACAACTTGCTCCCGCACGCGACCCCCATCAAGCTCAAAGGAATCGCC ATCGGGAACGGCATACTGGAGTTCGCGGCTGAGCAAACGCAGCTGTACGAGTACCTGTGGCAGCACGCGTTCATATCGGACTCGGCGCACGCGCTCATCACGCAGAGCTGCAAGTACCCCGACGACCACCCGTCGGCGCTCTGCGAGTCGGCGAGGAAAGCGGCGTATAGCCGGATTGGCAACATCGACATCTACAACATATACTCGTCCACCTGCCACGAACAGAAAGTCAGGCCCTCAGCCTCCAAGTGCATG GATTTGGCTGATCCGTGCTCCCAATACTTCGTGGAGGCGTACATGAACCAGCCCCAGGTACAGAAGACGATCCATGCGAACACGGAGTTGAAGTATCCCTGGACTAGATGCAG GGTTTACAACCTAGACCACTTCGGCGACTCGCCAAAGTCAATGCTGCCATACATCAAGGCAGTGATAACCGGCCGCATCCGCATCTGGATATTCAG CGGCGACTTGGATGCGATGGTGccggtgacggcgacgaggcAGTCGATGGAGAGGCTCCAGCTGCGGGTGGCGGCGGACTGGCGGCCGTGGTCGGCGGACGGCAAGGACGTTGCCGGGTACGTGATCGCGTACGACGGGCTGGTGTTCGCGACGGTGCGCGGGTCCGGGCACATGGCCCCGATCGACCAGCCGGAGCGAGCGCTGGTGCTCGTCTCCTCCTTCATCCGGGGGCAGCCGCTCCCACCGCCGCAACCTGATCAACACGACGCCTAG
- the LOC4331912 gene encoding serine carboxypeptidase 1 isoform X2, with protein MRALWLWLSVAIVFSVQSCRALAAGEGSKEADKIAALPGQPPDVKLQQYSGYINVNETSGKSLFYYFVEASVDAAHKPLLLWLNGGPGCSSMGIGAFQEIGPFRVDTDGKTLCRNPHSWITAANLLFLESPVGVGFSYAAVKPQEVYSTIGDNMTAHDSHTFLLRWLDRFPEYKTRDLFIVGESYAGHYVPELAVTILDNNLLPHATPIKLKGIAIGNGILEFAAEQTQLYEYLWQHAFISDSAHALITQSCKYPDDHPSALCESARKAAYSRIGNIDIYNIYSSTCHEQKVRPSASKCMDLADPCSQYFVEAYMNQPQVQKTIHANTELKYPWTRCRVYNLDHFGDSPKSMLPYIKAVITGRIRIWIFSGDLDAMVPVTATRQSMERLQLRVAADWRPWSADGKDVAGYVIAYDGLVFATVRGSGHMAPIDQPERALVLVSSFIRGQPLPPPQPDQHDA; from the exons GGCGTTGTGGTTGTGGCTCTCCGTCGCAATCGTCTTCTCCGTGCAATCATGCCgggctctcgccgccggcgagggctcCAAGGAAGCGGACAAGATCGCCGCGCTGCCGGGCCAGCCACCGGACGTGAAGCTACAGCAATATTCAGGCTACATCAACGTCAATGAGACTTCCGGGAAGTCGCTCTTCTACTACTTTGTGGAAGCCTCCGTTGATGCTGCCCACAAACCGCTTCTTTTGTGGCTCAACGGAG GGCCTGGCTGCTCATCCATGGGCATCGGAGCGTTCCAGGAGATCGGGCCCTTCCGCGTGGACACGGACGGCAAGACGCTCTGCCGGAACCCGCACTCCTGGATTACTG CGGCGAACCTGCTGTTCCTGGAGAGCCCCGTGGGCGTGGGCTTCTCGTACGCGGCGGTGAAGCCGCAGGAGGTGTACAGCACCATAGGGGACAACATGACGGCGCACGACTCGCACACCTTCCTGCTCCGGTGGCTCGACCGGTTCCCGGAATACAAGACCCGGGACCTCTTCATCGTCGGCGAGAGCTACGCCGGCCACTACGTCCCGGAGCTCGCCGTCACCATCCTCGACAACAACTTGCTCCCGCACGCGACCCCCATCAAGCTCAAAGGAATCGCC ATCGGGAACGGCATACTGGAGTTCGCGGCTGAGCAAACGCAGCTGTACGAGTACCTGTGGCAGCACGCGTTCATATCGGACTCGGCGCACGCGCTCATCACGCAGAGCTGCAAGTACCCCGACGACCACCCGTCGGCGCTCTGCGAGTCGGCGAGGAAAGCGGCGTATAGCCGGATTGGCAACATCGACATCTACAACATATACTCGTCCACCTGCCACGAACAGAAAGTCAGGCCCTCAGCCTCCAAGTGCATG GATTTGGCTGATCCGTGCTCCCAATACTTCGTGGAGGCGTACATGAACCAGCCCCAGGTACAGAAGACGATCCATGCGAACACGGAGTTGAAGTATCCCTGGACTAGATGCAG GGTTTACAACCTAGACCACTTCGGCGACTCGCCAAAGTCAATGCTGCCATACATCAAGGCAGTGATAACCGGCCGCATCCGCATCTGGATATTCAG CGGCGACTTGGATGCGATGGTGccggtgacggcgacgaggcAGTCGATGGAGAGGCTCCAGCTGCGGGTGGCGGCGGACTGGCGGCCGTGGTCGGCGGACGGCAAGGACGTTGCCGGGTACGTGATCGCGTACGACGGGCTGGTGTTCGCGACGGTGCGCGGGTCCGGGCACATGGCCCCGATCGACCAGCCGGAGCGAGCGCTGGTGCTCGTCTCCTCCTTCATCCGGGGGCAGCCGCTCCCACCGCCGCAACCTGATCAACACGACGCCTAG